Proteins co-encoded in one Papaver somniferum cultivar HN1 chromosome 5, ASM357369v1, whole genome shotgun sequence genomic window:
- the LOC113281551 gene encoding nucleoside diphosphate kinase 2, chloroplastic-like: MEAMAVFGGNSCVISSIHSSSHRNGTSSLSYSAQNLTLRNTNHLAAFRSSSSLFSFSHVKIHSKKNKPHIFLPHLVASMKQVDETYIMIKPDGVQRGLVGEIISRFERKGFKLTGLKLFQCPKELAEEHYKDLSSKPFFPSLIEYITSGPVVCMAWEGVGIVPSARKLIGATNPLQAEPGTIRGDLAVQTGRNVVHGSDSPENGKREIDLWFNEGEVIQWTPAQAPWFRE; the protein is encoded by the exons atggAAGCCATGGCTGTTTTCGGAGGAAATTCATGTGTTATCTCATCTATTCATTCATCATCACATAGAAATGGAACCTCATCTTTATCTTACTCTGCTCAAAATCTTACCTTACGCAACACTAATCATCTTGCAGCATTTCGTTCATCTTCTTCACTTTTCTCATTTTCTCATGTTAAAATACATTCCAAGAAAAATAAACCCCATATCTTCCTTCCTCACTTGGTTGCTTCCATGAAACAAGTTGATGAAACTTATATTATGATTAAGCCAGATGGAGTTCAACGTGGGCTG gttggagaaataatttctagGTTTGAAAGGAAAGGGTTTAAGTTGACTGGTTTGAAGCTATTTCAATGTCCTAAAGAATTAGCAGAG GAGCATTACAAAGATCTAAGTTCGAAGCCGTTCTTCCCTAGCCTCATCGAGTACATTACTTCCGGCCCAGTTGTTTGTATG GCATGGGAGGGTGTCGGTATCGTTCCATCAGCACGTAAGCTTATAGGGGCAACAAATCCTCTCCAAGCCGAACCAGGCACCATTAGAGGGGATTTAGCTGTTCAAACAGGAAG GAACGTCGTTCATGGAAGTGACAGTCCTGAGAATGGCAAGCGTGAAATTG ATCTCTGGTTCAATGAAGGAGAAGTAATTCAGTGGACACCAGCTCAAGCACCTTGGTTCAGGGAATAA